Proteins co-encoded in one Juglans regia cultivar Chandler chromosome 16, Walnut 2.0, whole genome shotgun sequence genomic window:
- the LOC109007563 gene encoding Werner syndrome ATP-dependent helicase homolog isoform X2: MDLRNQKPLKIHLVCSTDSPEFTHLTESLTRSSLIALDAEWKPVHTGPQSYFPTVTLLQLACELSPLLVSDPDELEDSATFLVDLTSIPLSSIWELLRDVFVSPDILKLGFRFKQDLIYLSSTFCEQGCDPGFDRVEPFLDITSVYNHLQHKLHGRKVSKQIKSLATICKELLGLSLSKELQCSDWSRRPLTEEQKTYAAMDAHCLLKIFNVFHAKTIKEGSYFHNVDKMSPANVDLGLKEVLEQHDISSKVLSIKFCEALEIVQATASNFPEQITTVHEMVSRSSSRITMPMDESILNVVKKYGEKILLKDSDRKPKASKKRGKRQSPVDAIFKEKQSENSDAWQGPPPWDLSLGGDGCPKFLCDVMVEGLAKHLRCVGIDAAIPYTKKPEPRELIEQALKENRVLLTRDAKLLRHEYLIKNQIYRVKALLKNKQLLEVIETFQLKIIEDQLMSRCTKCNGRFIQKPLSTEEAVEAAKGFQRIPNCLFNKNLEFWQCMDCRQLYWEGTQYHNAVQKFIDVCKLND, from the exons atggATCTCAGAAACCAAAAGCCCCTCAAAATCCACCTGGTTTGCTCCACCGACTCTCCCGAGTTCACTCACCTAACCGAGTCTCTGACTCGTTCTTCACTCATCGCTCTCGACGCCGAGTGGAAACCCGTCCACACCGGCCCTCAGTCCTATTTCCCCACAGTCACCCTCCTCCAACTCGCCTGCGAACTCAGTCCCCTACTCGTCTCTGACCCAGACGAGTTGGAGGACTCGGCGACTTTCCTTGTCGACCTGACTTCAATCCCTCTCTCTTCAATCTGGGAACTGCTTAGAGATGTTTTCGTTTCCCCTGATATATTGAAACTGGGTTTCAGATTCAAACAGGATTTGATTTACTTGTCTTCCACTTTCTGTGAGCAAGGCTGTGATCCTGGGTTTGACAGA GTCGAGCCCTTTTTGGATATCACTAGTGTATACAATCATTTGCAACATAAGCTACATGGAAGGAAGGtatcaaaacaaattaagagTCTGGCAACCATCTGCAAAGAACTGTTGGGCCTCTCTCTTTCAAAG GAGCTTCAATGTAGTGATTGGTCACGTCGTCCTCTTACAGAAGAGCAGAAAACATATGCAGCAATGGATGCACACTGTTTactcaaaatatttaatgtaTTTCATGCAAAGACAATCAAAGAAG GGAGTTATTTTCACAATGTTGACAAAATGTCTCCCGCTAATGTGGATCTTGGGTTGAAAGAGGTTCTTGAGCAGCATGATATAAGTAGTAAGGTTTTGAGTATCAAATTTTGTGAAGCTTTAGAAATAGTCCAGGCTACAGCTTCTAATTTTCCAGAACAAATAACTACAGTGCATGAGATGGTTTCAAGATCATCAAGCAGAATTACCATGCCAATGGATGAATCTATATTGaatgttgtaaaaaaatatggggaaaaaattttgttgaaagATTCAGACAGAAAGCCAAAGGCCTCCaaaaagagagggaagagaCAGTCACCGGTGGATGCAATCTTCAAAGAAAAGCAATCAGAAAATTCAGATGCTTGGCAAGGGCCTCCACCATGGGACTTGTCTTTGGGGGGTGATGGATGCcctaaatttttatgtgatgtGATG GTCGAAGGCTTGGCAAAACATTTACGGTGCGTTGGGATAGATGCTGCTATTCCTTATACAAAAAAGCCCGAACCCAG GGAGTTAATAGAACAAGCACTCAAAGAGAATAGGGTTCTCTTGACACGAGATGCTAAGCTGCTAAGACATgagtatttgataaaaaatcaaatatataggGTGAAGGCTCTTCTCAAAAATAAACAACTACTGGAG GTCATTGAAACTTTCCAGTTGAAAATTATCGAGGATCAGCTGATGTCGAGGTGCACCAAATGCAATGGGAGGTTCATTCAAAAGCCCCTATCCACAGAAGAGGCTGTTGAAGCTGCAAAAGGTTTCCAAAGAATTCCTAACTGCTTGTTTAACAAGAATTTAGAGTTTTGGCAGTGCATGGACTGCCGCCAGCTTTACTGGGAG
- the LOC109007563 gene encoding uncharacterized protein LOC109007563 isoform X1: MDLRNQKPLKIHLVCSTDSPEFTHLTESLTRSSLIALDAEWKPVHTGPQSYFPTVTLLQLACELSPLLVSDPDELEDSATFLVDLTSIPLSSIWELLRDVFVSPDILKLGFRFKQDLIYLSSTFCEQGCDPGFDRVEPFLDITSVYNHLQHKLHGRKVSKQIKSLATICKELLGLSLSKELQCSDWSRRPLTEEQKTYAAMDAHCLLKIFNVFHAKTIKEGSYFHNVDKMSPANVDLGLKEVLEQHDISSKVLSIKFCEALEIVQATASNFPEQITTVHEMVSRSSSRITMPMDESILNVVKKYGEKILLKDSDRKPKASKKRGKRQSPVDAIFKEKQSENSDAWQGPPPWDLSLGGDGCPKFLCDVMVLMLLTDQLSVEQSFLHYHHHVFFSVEGLAKHLRCVGIDAAIPYTKKPEPRELIEQALKENRVLLTRDAKLLRHEYLIKNQIYRVKALLKNKQLLEVIETFQLKIIEDQLMSRCTKCNGRFIQKPLSTEEAVEAAKGFQRIPNCLFNKNLEFWQCMDCRQLYWEGTQYHNAVQKFIDVCKLND, from the exons atggATCTCAGAAACCAAAAGCCCCTCAAAATCCACCTGGTTTGCTCCACCGACTCTCCCGAGTTCACTCACCTAACCGAGTCTCTGACTCGTTCTTCACTCATCGCTCTCGACGCCGAGTGGAAACCCGTCCACACCGGCCCTCAGTCCTATTTCCCCACAGTCACCCTCCTCCAACTCGCCTGCGAACTCAGTCCCCTACTCGTCTCTGACCCAGACGAGTTGGAGGACTCGGCGACTTTCCTTGTCGACCTGACTTCAATCCCTCTCTCTTCAATCTGGGAACTGCTTAGAGATGTTTTCGTTTCCCCTGATATATTGAAACTGGGTTTCAGATTCAAACAGGATTTGATTTACTTGTCTTCCACTTTCTGTGAGCAAGGCTGTGATCCTGGGTTTGACAGA GTCGAGCCCTTTTTGGATATCACTAGTGTATACAATCATTTGCAACATAAGCTACATGGAAGGAAGGtatcaaaacaaattaagagTCTGGCAACCATCTGCAAAGAACTGTTGGGCCTCTCTCTTTCAAAG GAGCTTCAATGTAGTGATTGGTCACGTCGTCCTCTTACAGAAGAGCAGAAAACATATGCAGCAATGGATGCACACTGTTTactcaaaatatttaatgtaTTTCATGCAAAGACAATCAAAGAAG GGAGTTATTTTCACAATGTTGACAAAATGTCTCCCGCTAATGTGGATCTTGGGTTGAAAGAGGTTCTTGAGCAGCATGATATAAGTAGTAAGGTTTTGAGTATCAAATTTTGTGAAGCTTTAGAAATAGTCCAGGCTACAGCTTCTAATTTTCCAGAACAAATAACTACAGTGCATGAGATGGTTTCAAGATCATCAAGCAGAATTACCATGCCAATGGATGAATCTATATTGaatgttgtaaaaaaatatggggaaaaaattttgttgaaagATTCAGACAGAAAGCCAAAGGCCTCCaaaaagagagggaagagaCAGTCACCGGTGGATGCAATCTTCAAAGAAAAGCAATCAGAAAATTCAGATGCTTGGCAAGGGCCTCCACCATGGGACTTGTCTTTGGGGGGTGATGGATGCcctaaatttttatgtgatgtGATG GTTCTCATGCTTCTAACTGACCAACTATCAGTGGAACAGTCTTTtcttcattatcatcatcatgttTTCTTCTCT GTCGAAGGCTTGGCAAAACATTTACGGTGCGTTGGGATAGATGCTGCTATTCCTTATACAAAAAAGCCCGAACCCAG GGAGTTAATAGAACAAGCACTCAAAGAGAATAGGGTTCTCTTGACACGAGATGCTAAGCTGCTAAGACATgagtatttgataaaaaatcaaatatataggGTGAAGGCTCTTCTCAAAAATAAACAACTACTGGAG GTCATTGAAACTTTCCAGTTGAAAATTATCGAGGATCAGCTGATGTCGAGGTGCACCAAATGCAATGGGAGGTTCATTCAAAAGCCCCTATCCACAGAAGAGGCTGTTGAAGCTGCAAAAGGTTTCCAAAGAATTCCTAACTGCTTGTTTAACAAGAATTTAGAGTTTTGGCAGTGCATGGACTGCCGCCAGCTTTACTGGGAG
- the LOC109007564 gene encoding thylakoid lumenal 17.4 kDa protein, chloroplastic, producing MATLSFPLPRNGFCLRNSSPRRHVFPIPELHSSIRITCSARDGSESKGGLFQFKELKSVACGILAVWAVTAASPVIAGGQRLPPLSTEPNRCEKAFIGNTIGQANGVYDKPIDLRFCDYTNDASNLKGKSLAAALMSDAKFDGADMSEVVMSKAYAVGASFKGVNFSNAVLDRVNFGKANLQGAVFKNTVLSGSTFDEAQLGDAVFEDTIIGYIDLQKICRNITINAEGRAELGCR from the exons atggCAACTCTTTCATTTCCACTCCCCCGAAACGGCTTCTGTCTGCGAAACTCATCTCCGAGACGCCACGTTTTCCCCATTCCAGAACTCCACTCATCCATCAGAATCACTTGCTCTG CTAGAGATGGTTCTGAGTCCAAGGGAGGCTTATTTCAATTTAAGGAACTTAAAAGTGTAGCTTGTGGAATTCTCGCGGTTTGGGCTGTGACTGCTGCCTCGCCTGTAATTGCTGGTGGCCAG AGGCTGCCTCCATTATCAACAGAGCCCAATCGGTGTGAGAAAGCATTTATTGGTAACACAATAGGTCAGGCAAATGGTGTTTATGACAAGCCGATTGACCTTCGATTCTGTGATTACACTAATGATGCATCCAACCTAAAGGGTAAGTCTCTTGCAGCAGCACTTATGTCAGATGCTAAGTTTGATGGAGCAGACATGTCAGAAGTGGTGATGTCAAAGGCTTATGCTGTTGGAGCTAGCTTCAAGG GTGTAAATTTCTCAAATGCTGTTTTAGATCGTGTTAATTTTGGGAAAGCTAATCTCCAAGGAGCTGTATTCAAGAACACTGTATTATCGGGATCCACCTTTGATGAAGCTCAATTGGGAGATGCAGTTTTTGAGGACACCATTATTGGTTATATTGATCTTCAGAAGATTTGCAGGAACATAACTATCAATGCTGAAGGAAGAGCTGAACTAGGATGCCGGTGA